Within the Arachis duranensis cultivar V14167 chromosome 10, aradu.V14167.gnm2.J7QH, whole genome shotgun sequence genome, the region NNNNNNNNNNNNNNNNNNNNNNNNNNNNNNNNNNNNNNNNNNNNNNNNNNNNNNNNNNNNNNNNNNNNNNNNNNNNNNNNNNNNNNNNNNNNNNNNNNNNNNNNNNNNNNNNNNNNNNNNNNNNNNNNNNNNNNNNNNNNNNNNNNNNNNNNNNNNNNNNNNNNNNNNNNNNNNNNNNNNNNNNNNNNNNNNNNNNNNNNNNNNNNNNNNNNNNNNNNNNNNNNNNNNNNNNNNNNNNNNNNNNNNNNNNNNNNNNNNNNNNNNNNNNNNNNNNNNNNNNNNNNNNNNNNNNNNNNNNNNNNNNNNNNNNNNNNNNNNNNNNNNNNNNNNNNNNNNNNNNNNNNNNNNNNNNNNNNNNNNNNNNNNNNNNNNNNNNNNNNNNNNNNNNNNNNNNNNNNNNNNNNNNNNNNNNNNNNNNNNNNNNNNNNNNNNNNNNNNNNNNNNNNNNNNNNNNNNNNNNNNNNNNNNNNNNNNNNNNNNNNNNNNNNNNNNNNNNNNNNNNNNNNNNNNNNNNNNNNNNNNNNNNNNNNNNNNNNNNNNNNNNNNNNNNNNNNNNNNNNNNNNNNNNNNNNNNNNNNNNNNNNNNNNNNNNNNNNNNNNNNNNNNNNNNNNNNNNNNNNNNNNNNNNNNNNNNNNNNNNNNNNNNNNNNNNNNNNNNNNNNNNNNNNNNNNNNNNNNNNNNNNNNNNNNNNNNNNNNNNNNNNNNNNNNNNNNNNNNNNNNNNagtgaacgcgtggccacaaacggagcggcaatcggagctctagatcaaaagttatggtggtttgaagatcaaccaagggagagaacttgagagagtgttcttcctccctttctctctaatttcagcgtGAATATGAGTGTTGtaaggagagagaatgctgaaaactagggttttggtttagtttagttgggccaagggcccactttgggtccggttggcccggtttggcccgttcagtccaatcttggtccgatttctataaaattggtgctgaaattctcgtctcaatctcctctatcacatttagccacaaaaatcacattttgggctttctagaataaattctcatttatgggttaattagccgttaattaaccgggttttacacttTTTATAGTGCATCACAATATTACCAAAGTTTGGATCTCACatcttttgaatttctaaattttttaaaataattattttataacattGCAACATtgacataataataattaagtcAATTACAAACCAAATACATATTTAAAGTTTCATGAGAacaaaatgtatattttttttatgcagtttCAACGAGTTGAGTCTGGATAACCCGAACCCAATTTAATAAATTAGTCGAGTCATTTATTAAAATCTCGAGTCTAACTAGATCACAACTAAGCTGGACCAAATTAATCTTAAAGTAAAACTTAAAAAGGAACAGGACTGAGTCATGAGCACCCCTGTTGAGTACCAAAggaaacataaaaaaaggaagCGCTGTGTCACAGTAAATTTTAGAATGTTAGATTTAACGGTGTTTGTATAGTTTTCTGAAGTGTTTAAGAATGCTCTAAATGATTCCAGAACGTTCTAAAATGTCCTAGAAGGTCCCGAAATACCCTAGAAGGTTCTAGAATACTCTGGAATGTCATAAAGTAATCTAAAATAGTATGGATGTATATAAAAGTATGAAGAATAGTATGaaataatctaaaaatatttagaaagttgtggtaggatagatatttgtaaTAAAGGTTCTGGATGATTAATTTGGACGGTTGATTAGATGtaatcctaaccatccattaAGGAGGTGGATGGCTGTAAATAGGAGAAGAGAGTTAGAGTTTGAGTGTGAGAGTCATTTGTAATAAAACACTTGAGTAATAAAGTGTTCTTTCCACAAAAActtcctttctcttgtgttcttagctttcttgctaaATACTGAGGGTTAGGCGGACTTGGTCTTAGttcaagaggttgagtaagttCGAGTGCCGATACGGTAGCGTTGGAGTATGTCCAATGCCGTGACAAATTTGGCATCAAAGCAAGGTTTAAGAGGGAGCACAAATAGTTTGTGGGTATGACTTCTGGTATAACCATGGAGTATGTTGAGTCTCAAAAGGGAAGGGATGTTATTCCTTCTCAATGGGGAGGCAAGAAGGCCCGCTTTTCAAGTAAATCTAGAGGTAAGGACTCTAACTTTTTAGAAGAGAGAGTTTCTATATTGGAGAATGTTCTATCCTTTATGGATGTGCGCTTCCAAAGGATAGAACATGACAAGGAGTCCCTCAAGATTCATGTATTAGGAGAATTAGATGCTTTCAAAGAAAGTATGCTCCAAATCAAAGAGAAGCTTGAGAATTCCTTAAAACTATTTGAGGAAGTTCGAGTTTGGTTCGATAAGGCAAAATCTCGACCAACTATTATAAGGAAGACGACAAAAATTGATCTCACAAAGCCAAAGGAGTTCAAGGGTATGAGGGACGCTCGAGAGGTGGAGAACTTCCTATGGTAAATAGAGATGTACTTTGAAGGCCAAGGGTTGGTCGAAGAAGCAATAAAGGTATGCACTGTAACTCTCTACCTTTCTGATAATGCTACTTTGTGGTGGAGGAGAAAGTGCGTAGATATGAAAAGGGTACTTGCAACATAGTCACATGAGAAGATTTCAAAAGAGAGTTAAAAAGATAATTCTTTCCTGATAATGTGGTCTATGAAGTAAGGAAGAAGTTAAGGGAGTTGAAGCGCAAGAGTACGATTAACAACTACATAAGGGAATTCACTATTCTTAGGTTTCAAATCCCTAACTCCAACCTTGGGCAAAGTAAGAACTACAAAGAAGGAATGTTAAGGATATCTATGAGGTCATCGTAGTAGCCGAATCACTCACTGAGTATCATAGAGGAGACTCTAAATCCAAGTCTTTCTCCAAATCTAGTTCTGTTAAAAGTGGGAGAGATAAGGGGAAGAGTTTCTCAACCAAGTAGGAAGGAAAATACTCTTCAAAGAAAGAGtacgaagaaaagaagaaagtttTCGTGCCCAAAGGAGGATGCTTTATGTGCAAGGGACCACACCAAATAAAGGACTATCCTAAGTTAGGGATTCTGACATCTATCGTCAAAGAATGAGAGGCTCAATCTCAAGTAACTTAGTGTGTTGGATCTATCCAACtcatgaatgttgtgaagggcAAAGAGGCAAGCACTGCAAAAATGAAAGGCTTAATGTATGTCAAAGCctttatcaataaaaaaaatccgcCATGGCTATGATCGACACTAGTGCTACACACAACTTCATCATGCCTAATGAAGCAAAGAGATTTGGGTTAAAGATCATCGAAAAGAATGGCTGGTTCAAACCCGTGAATACCAAGGGTGAACCCCCTTAAGGGAGTGGCAAAAGGGGTTGAGGTGACTCTTAATTCTTAAAAGGGCCTTGTGGATTTTTCAGTAGCATCCATGGATGATTTCAAAATAGTCATCGGACTCGATTTGCAAAGGAAGGCAAATATAATACCTAtgctatactatgacatagtaTGCGTCATGGAGAAAGGGTCTCCATGCATGGTCCCTACAGTCTCTAAAGCTGGAGGACTACCGATGCTTTCTGCTATGCAACTCAAGAAAGGGTTCAAGAAGTGGAAGATGATGTCTTTGGCTCTACTACAAGTGGAGTCAACATTCGAAGGAGAAGCTATTTTTCCTAAAATCAATGAAGTCCTTGATGAAAATAAGGATGTGATGCCTCCCGAGTTGGCAAAACAACTACCACCTAGGAGGAAGGTGGACCACAAGATTGAATTGGAGGTAGGAGCGAAACCACCTATCTCAATACCATACAGGATGATAGTCATTTCCATGTCGAAGGAGATATTTTACATACCATCAAGGAAAGGTTTCATCATGATCCCTTAGCCAAGAAATGGGTGAAATTGGCTAGAGAAGGTAAGACTAAACAATTTTGGCTAGAAGACGACCTTCTCTACACCAAAGGCAGAAGACTATACATCcctaagtaaaaaaatataaggagaAAGCTAGTGAAGGAATGCCACGACACCAAATGGGCTGGTCATCAAGGCCAACGAAGGATCTTGGCACTTATTGAATCTTCCTATTATTGGTCTCAAATGAGGGATGAAGTAGAGAGTTATGTGAAGACTTGTCTTGTGTACCAACaagaaaagattgaaaacaagacATCAAGTGGATTGTTGGAACCTCTGCCGCCGCCAGAGCGATCATGAAAAAGTGTGTCTTTAGATTTCATCTATGCCTTACCAAAGTCTGAGGGGTTTGGATCTATTCTTGTGGTAGTGAATCGGTTTTCGAAGTATGCTACCTTTATACCTACCCCTACTGACTGCACTACAGAGGAAGCAGCACGATTAGTCTTCAAGAATGTGGTGAAGTACTGGGGATTGTCTAAGAGTATCATTAGTGATCGAGATCCGCGCTTCACAGGACGACTATGGATAGAGCTGTTCAAATTTCTTAGGTCGGAGCTTCATTTCTCAACAAGCTTCCATCCTCAAATTGACGGATAGACTGAGAGAATGAATGCCTTACTCGAGTGTTACTTGGGACATTTTTTAAGCGCTAATCAGAAGGATTGGACAAAACTCCTAGACATTGTTCAGTTTTCATATAATCTGCAAAAGAACGAATTCACAGGGAAGAGTCTATTCGAGATTGTGACCGGACAACATCCGCTTACACCAcactctctttcttcctcttaccCAGGGAAGAGCTCTGAAACTTATCATATGATTAAGTCATGGGAAGAACAAGTAGATAACCCTCGTTCTTACCTCGACAAAGCTgcaaagaggatgaagaaatgGGCAGATAAGAAGAGGAGACATGCAAGCTATCAAGTGGGAGATAAGGTAATGATTAAACTTCTTCCATAACAATTCAACctttcacaaggtttataaggGCTTAATCCGCAAATACAAATGGTCATTTGAGATCATTGGACATGTTGGGGAGGTTGCTTACAAAGTACAACTCCCTCCCTCTATGAAGATCCACCCAATCTTCCATGTGAGTATGCTTAAACCATAtcatgaagatcaagatgaaccgAGTAGAGGTGACTTGAGTCGTGCTCCGCCTGTGGTGATTAGGTCTTTCGAtaaagaaatcaaagagattttAGCTAATCACGTCGTGTGATGAAGAGGAGTACCACCAAGTATCAAATATTTGATCAAGTGGAAAGGACTCCCGATAATCGAAGCTAGCTGGAAAACTCGTGAAGATTTGTGGCAATTCCAAGAACGCCTAGAGTGCTATCATGAACAGAACATGACGAGGACATCTGCACATTAGGTGGGGGAGAATGTCAGTAAATTTTAGAAGGTTAGatttaaggtttaattactttgttggtccctatagtttcgtgaaattttcaattaaatccctatacttttttctttttaattgagtccctacactaatttttttttcaagtaagTTCTTCTTAGTAGTAATTcgcttaattttatagggacccaactaaaaaaaagaaggtGCATGCTATGGTACCTATATGTACTTGCCTAACTTActaaaaagagataaaaattaatatttaaattaaaaaatataaaagtaaataattttttaatatttaaaacttacTACAAAAAGCAATTTCGACAATTTCGGCACCAAAGTTAAAAGGCATGGGAGAATTGGCCAAAAAAGAATTGGCATAGGGacctaaataaaaggaaaaaaaagtgtaaggacctaattaaaaaaaatttggtgcaaggactcaattaaaaggaaaaaaagtataaggacctaattgaaaattttgcgaaactatagggaccaacagagtaattaaacctagatTTAACGGTGTTTGTATAATTTTCTGGAGTGTTTGAAAATGCTCTATATGGTTCCAAAACGTTATAGAATGTCCTAAAATGTCCCGAAATACCCTAGAAGATTTTAGAAGACTCTAGAAAGTCATAGAAGAATCTAGAAGAGTGTGGATGTATATAGAAGTATGAAGAGTAGTATGAAATAATCTAGAAGTATTTAGAAAGTTGTGGTAAGATAAATATTTGTAATGAAAGTTTTGGATTATTAATCTGGAtcgttgattagatttaatcctaaccatccattaAGGAGGTagatggctataaataggagGAGAGAGTTAGAGTTTGAGTGTGAGAGTCATTTGTAACAAACACTTGAGTAATAAAGCGTTCTTTTCACCAAAGCTTCCTTTCTATTgtgttctcttgtgttcttaacTTTCTTGCTAAATACTGAAAGTTAGGCTGACTTGATATTAATTCAAAAGGTTGAGTAAGTCGAGTGTCGACACAGTAGTgttggagtgtgtccaaggACGGAATAGCTGCCTTAAGATATTACTTTCTAAaggataattatatttaaaaatatttaaatttttaataataatgaaaaacaatattgatacataaatataaaaaatcaactACATCGAGAGATATATATTTGGTACtgttgaaaatatttgattgaaCTGTTATAAAAAGTTTGAGTATTTTGTATGAtcgatttgattattttattttcataatttaaattatttttataaataattatttagtaaaaaaatgtatagagtaatatatataaatataaacttgTATACTTATATTATGATTAATTTAATAGTTGATTTTTATATTCGTCTTGTGAAACAAAAGAAGAGTGTTAGGGACCAACagtttttgtaatttgtagttatcaatgatatttttaatagtgtgaaatTTCATCCAACGGTGTGAGATTACTCACTTTTCTTTGCTGGTTACATACtggccaaaatttaataaagttggTGGCCCTAGACTTTTCCGAAACAAAAACCTTAAAATATTGTCAAACAAATATCATCATCAATACACCACAcctctctttcctttttctgcTATAACAGAATCAGCACTTTCACACTTTGATCAAATTccaaataaaagaagataaacAAGTGATCAAATTTCGACAAAGTATGAGCTCtctacaaaaaatatacttgcTATAATTTAAGAGTGGCTTATTCGGAAAAGTCTATTGTACCAAATGGAATGAAGCAACATATAAAACAAATCATATTTTACAGGCTTATAATGCCACACAAAATGTTTTTGCACCTTCTTCACCCTCTTATGCATCTCCAAGTACTTCTCTTCAGATATTGAAAGCAGAATGCTCCTCAAATTCGGAATATCTTTCTCCGCGACGAACACGGCGAAAGATTCCCAGTTCAAGACCTCAAAGAGAGGTGGTATGAAGTTATCAGATATGATCACCGGAACACATTCATGGAAGATTGCCTCCACGACACGGGGGCTGTTAACTTCATGCCCTCTAGCACAAATGCAGAACTTGCTACTCTTCATTAGCTCAATGTAGTTTGCATTGCCCTTCACATGTGGCAATGGACCTGATATTTTCATGTCAGGTTCTTTGTTCTCCCAGTGATTAAGCAGAGTTGGCCGAACATAGCCGTGTAATCCGCCGGCGAAGAATGCAAGGATAGGCCTCTCGGAAGGGGGGTTTCCCCCTATGTTTTTGGCAGGGTTGTTGGGTGATCTTATGTATGTTTCTGGAAGAGAAACATCCTTGCCTATTTTGAATCCTACTTCGATGTCCGCGTTGCAGAGGGCTCTGATGCAATTTAGAATTCGCCCTCTTGTCTCTGCAGGAGCCTGGTGATGAGAAATGGTGCTTGTTAAAACTACCCTTCCCACTCAATTTACTGGTCAAACTGCTTCAACAGAAATTCATGATTCAATCATACATGGGCTAGTAGACATGACATCATGCATGGAATACTACAATCCATAACTAACAAGATAGAATTTAGGGAGAAATTTACTAATGCTACTTATCAAAAGTTATCAATGATGCAAATTACAATATGTTTATTTAAGGTATTCCTCTGTGCTTTCTTTTCAACCCTGCTCTAAGATCGGAGCGATTAGCAACCATCCCTTATTCCACGGATGATCCCTATAGTTGCTGTGGTTATCATATTTAATGAGAATTTGCATGAACATGAGCAAGACAATGATGCAAATTGCAATGTAAGAGAGAACACAAGCAGACACTATATTGATTATCTTGAATACAAGAACAAAATTTGGAAATATTGTAGATGTGTGGAAAGAGGCATACCCAATCATGGCAAGCAACGACAAAGTGATCTGCTCCATCAGTTCTACTCCAAAATGGATACTTTCCTGCAATCATGTCCACATGCTTTGCCATGTACTGGATTAAGTTTGAACGATTGTGTGAGTTTCGAACATAGATAGTCAACTGCAACAATCTTGAACTGAAAGGTATGTAGAACAGGTGAGCCGATTCGGGATCTTGAGTGACAAAGTGTTTGTTTTCCTCCATTAGTTTCATGAACCATCCTTCAGATGCATATATTCCATCCAGTAAGGGTTCATGAAAGATGGGTCTGTCTCCATCTTTGTAGATGTAAACTTTGAGCATCTTCTCCATTAGTTCATAACTCCTACACAGTCATGATTATTTGAATGATATCAATTAAACCAAGAcataaaaagatatatgatgGTACTAGAATGGTAATCCAGACAACAAAATAATTCGATGTactaaacaaaataacaaaatgaatcTATTATCAACTTAAATCAATCTAAGATGTAATAAGATATTAATAGTTCAACCAGAATTAGGCCATTTAATCACATTGTCAATTATTCATCATACCTTTTGAACATGGAGACATTCCTGTAGAGAGGCGGGTAAAGTCTCGAATCATTCGTGATGATAGGTGCATTTTCGATCTCAGATCTTGCATGAAATATTTCCTGATCAACAGCTGAAGACCTTGTTGGTTTCTAAAAACATTCAAAATCGAGACGAATAAGAAATCTACTGATAAAGTTCAATCTACAATACTGATTTTTCGACCCATCATTCAGTTACATACCACTAATTGGGATGAATCATGACTTTGCTGCAACAATAAGTTCATGTCGGATATCGAAACTACTTTAGAGGGCTTCCCTTTGGGATTCTTTTTAGTCACATACTTGCCATTACCAACCTTCGAATTATTACCCAGCAAAGAACCAGAACTCTCACCCTTTGTCGTGTCTTTTTTCGCCAAACTTGAATTGGACATGACAGACATCATTGGACTTGTTGAATCTGTTTCTGAATTTAGTGATGTTTGATTTGACAATGCCACCATACTCTGTGGTGCTGGTGCATTGTTTGAAGGTGCACTATTGATGGATGAACCATTGCCATTATTGTGAACTAGTGAACTTCTATCTTGATCTAATTGGGATGCAGGAGTTGAACCATTTGGGTGTGTATTATCAATATTACCCTCCAGTTTAGAATCAACCATAGATGCATCCATTGAGAAACTAGTAATCTTGCCAGCAAGGGAAGTAACAAATTCACTATATGGAAGTTCAGAAAACTGAACCACTAAAACTATAACTACTATCACTCCTAACAATGAAATTAACCTCTTGGTTTCAGCATGACACAGGAATTTGAATCCCAGATTCATCTTATAATTTGCAAAAATGTAAAAAAGGTACCAAGACTTAACTGGGAAGCTATGAACTGAAACTTCATTGAACACCCATCATCAAATGCTGCTCAAAGTTCAAATCTTTGGACTTCAATTAAAATCAATGTGCTAAAAAATTCCATGATCAAGTTCAGGTTTGTTGGAAAAGCATAGTTTTGAAGATTGCCACGTGTCATCCAAATGCAGCTATTAACGAGTTAACTTCCTCACCTCTTGAGATGTCAGAAGCAGAAATTGAAGCAAACCCATTGAGATTAACCACCGAAAGTTAATAACTTTGGATCTTGTGCTATGGCTTCGTAGTTGAGAAGGGAATACTAGAATGGGTCAGTTTTGTTACCGACAAAAACATAGGAAACAGGGAATTTTTTTGTATCtgggaaattaaagaaaaaaaaaagaaaagatctAAGATCTAATATGTAACCAGCACGCGAAGAATAAGTCAAACACTCTTAGGGtccaaaatccaaatccaaacTACTACATGTTAATGTGATAACTGATAAGTAATAACCTTAGAATTttagtaataataaattaataatagtgCATTCCAATTAAATGAACATCATGTTAAAGAAAAAGCGTGTTACAGTTAGGGGTGGAAACAGGTCAGGCCAGGCCAAGCTTTACTCTTAATAGGCCAGGCCTGTAATAGAATATATTGGCCTTAGCCTGGCCTGTAGCCTGGTATAGGCTTTTTAATGAGTACTGAGCCTGGCCTGTTGTTAAATCTGGCCTGGCCTGAAGCCTGTCAATAGGCCTATTTCATAGAAGACCCAAGTTTAAATCCTTCTAATAGTATTTTTACTAGTATAATAAaattctctatatatatatttgcaggCTCAGGCCGGCCTGACAGGCTATTTCAAAAGCCTAGGCCTGGCCTTTTAAATAATATAGGCTTTTTTAATAGCCTGAGCCTGGGCCTATTTCTTATCAGGCCAGGCTAGGTCAGGCCAAACACAGGCCAGGCTGTAGGCCCCTGGCAGGCCGCCTGGCCTATTTCCACCTCTAGTCACAGTGTCGAAgatctattatttattactaTTCGAggagtaaaaaaataattcatgaaTGCAAATTTGAGCTGTTGAGAAGAGTTagctttttatttatatttatgagtaatttttgaatgaaaaagtttagtaattaaaaattttcagttATAATTagccaaaattttttataatttattttatttatataatttaacaataattttattttttatttcactcTTCTATCATCAACTCCACTTATTAATGACATTAATTATAA harbors:
- the LOC107470786 gene encoding probable glycosyltransferase At5g03795, whose amino-acid sequence is MNLGFKFLCHAETKRLISLLGVIVVIVLVVQFSELPYSEFVTSLAGKITSFSMDASMVDSKLEGNIDNTHPNGSTPASQLDQDRSSLVHNNGNGSSINSAPSNNAPAPQSMVALSNQTSLNSETDSTSPMMSVMSNSSLAKKDTTKGESSGSLLGNNSKVGNGKYVTKKNPKGKPSKVVSISDMNLLLQQSHDSSQLVKPTRSSAVDQEIFHARSEIENAPIITNDSRLYPPLYRNVSMFKRSYELMEKMLKVYIYKDGDRPIFHEPLLDGIYASEGWFMKLMEENKHFVTQDPESAHLFYIPFSSRLLQLTIYVRNSHNRSNLIQYMAKHVDMIAGKYPFWSRTDGADHFVVACHDWAPAETRGRILNCIRALCNADIEVGFKIGKDVSLPETYIRSPNNPAKNIGGNPPSERPILAFFAGGLHGYVRPTLLNHWENKEPDMKISGPLPHVKGNANYIELMKSSKFCICARGHEVNSPRVVEAIFHECVPVIISDNFIPPLFEVLNWESFAVFVAEKDIPNLRSILLSISEEKYLEMHKRVKKVQKHFVWHYKPVKYDLFYMLLHSIWYNRLFRISHS